A segment of the Longimicrobiales bacterium genome:
CCGGGCATCGAAGCACGACAGCTCCACCGCAGCGTCGCGCTCGGTGCGTTCCTCGGGATGGTGGCTTACTCGACCTTCGACCTCACCTCGATGGCGGTGTTCAAGGGATTCCCTCTCCGCCTAGCCCTCGTGGACATCGCGTGGGGAGCGTGTGTTACGGCGGCCGTCTCGGCTGCCGGGTATGGAATCGGCCGTTATCTGGGATTGGGAGACTGACATGCCCACCACCGATACCCTACTCTCGCTCGCGGAGATCTCCGCGGCATTCGCCGGCTTCGCTGCGCTCGTCAGCGCCCTAAAACGCAGCTCGGACCGCGCCGGCGAGGCAATCCATGATCTCCTCCGCTTGAGGCTGGTCATTTCCAGCGCCGTCGCTGGAGTTGTCGCCGCCCTGCTTCCGGTGGGGCTGGCTGGTTTCGGGATCGACGGTTCGCTGCTCTGGAGGCTCGCCGCTGGCGCCTTCCTCGTTTTCGACAACGGCGTCATCATCTCATTTGCGCGCGCATACAGTCCGGTAAGAAGGGTCATCAAGCCAGACCAACTCGCAATGTCGATCGTATCGATACTCGAATTGGTCGAGCAATCGTGCCTCATCGTGGTTGTGGTGGGCCTGTCGATCGACAATGCGCCGGCTTTGTACGTTACAGCGTTGATCGCCAACATCAGCCAAGCTGGCTTCATCTTCGTGCGGTTCGTGGGCTCCACGTTCAGCCATGAGCATGAGCTCGCCGGCCACTAGCGTGAGCGTGGGACGCAGATCGGGGCTCGGGCCGAGGGGAGATCTCCTACGGCAAATCGCAGGCGTACTGACCTTCGCCGTGGTGCTTTGGCTGAACAGCTTTGCCGGGGCCGGAGGCCTGAGCGGAGAGTCCATCGGTGTGATCGCCAACCGGTATAGCTCCGATTTTCTGCCGGCCGACTACGTCTTCGGTATCTGGGGGCTCATTTATCTCGGCCTCTTCGCCTTCACAGTATTCCAGGCGCTTCCCAGGCAACGCACGAATCCGCTGCTTCGTCGCCTCGGCTGGCTTTGGCCGGCAAACGGACTTCTCAACATCGCGTGGATCGTGACCTTCTCCTTCAGTCGATTCGGCGCGGCCATGATCGTCATGCTGATCCTGCTCAGCTCACTGGTTGCGATCCACGTCAGGGTCGGAATTGAGGATGACCTGGGGTGGAAAGAGCGCGCCTTCATCGCAGCTTTCTTCGCGATCTATCTCGCCTGGGTCTCCGTGGCGTTCGTAGCCAACAGCTTCCAATACCTGACATATCTCGACCTGGACGTCAGCCTCGGAAACGGTCCGGTGTGGTCGGCGGCCATGATGCTGGCCACTACGGCGTTGGCCGCATTCATGGCTTGGCGAAGACGGGTATGGCTTTACCCCATAGTCGTCGCGTGGGCGCTCTCCGGGATCGCCGTGCGCTTCGCAGAGACTGGGATGCTTGCCGGGACCGCATGGGCCATGGTCATTATCGGACTCGGGTCCCTCGCCATCAGTCGGCGCAAAAGGAACCGAGCGTGGGCCTGAGGCATCATCGACTCGAACGCGCGCAGGTTGTCGCCGGTGAATTGGCGGACGTCTTCGCGTTCTTCAGGGACCCGAGTAATCTCGAGGCGATCACACCCCCTTGGCTTCGCTTCGAGGTCCGGTCATCTACTTCGGCTAGGGTGCGACAGGGTACAAAAATCACGTACGGTCTCAGATGGCAGATCTTTCCGCTGACTTGGAAGTCTCGGATCGCGGAATACGAAGAGGGCAGGTTGTTCGCCGATGAGATGCTGAGTGGACCCTATGAGCGATGGTATCATCGGCATCTCTTCTCTGAGGTCAGCGGGGGCGTGAAAGTCACCGACATCGTAGAGTACAGGCTCCCCTTTGGTCCGCTCGGCCGGCTCGTCCATTTCGCGATGGTTCGCGGGCAACTGGAGGCCATCTTCGATTATCGACGCGATGCGATCGCTCGGCTCTTCACTCCCCTGGATTCATAAACTAAGTGCGACAGATGGTGCGACCGGCCGACTGAACTAGGAGTGACTCACGAGGACCTGCCACCAGCTCACCTCTGTAGAGCGACATGCGCTCTCGACCCTGAAGAGGCAATGACCCGGGCCAACGGCGATCGCTCGGGCCTTGGCCCGGCATCGCGGCACGGTCTATCGAGAGATCAAGCGCAATCAGGCGCCACCGTGCTCGGTACCGCACAAGCGCTATCTGCTCACGCTCGTCGACCGTAAGACAAGCTTCACCATCATCGGCAAACTCACCGCTCGAACCGTCGAGGCTACGCACTGGGGAAATTCGCTCTCACGGAGAACGCGGCTGCCCGGGTCCTCGCACCAGCCATGCTGGCTTGGTCGGTCGGCTTACTCCAGGCGGTCATTCGGATCGTCCAGCACGGGCTGGGCCAAGGGTCGAGCTTTGGCCATTCAGTGAGAGGCGCCATCTAACGACTCAGTGCCTTGCCCGGGGCTCACTGGCTGCCACGCATCCCTGCACGGACTGGCACTCGCAAGACCCTTTTACACGGGTGGACTGCGGGCTAGAGTTGGGAGATCCATTCAGCCTGCTGCGCGAACCCGGAGCCTCTCTTGGCCACCGAAATCATACTCTCCGAGGCTTCGTTCAATCGAAGTGTCAGAACCTACTGGCTCCTCTCGGGCACGATCTTCTGCGTGATCACTGTCGTAGGAATCTTGCTGCTCCCCTTCTGGCTGCTGCTGGGCCACTTCTTCGCCGAGCGTTATCTCCAGCACATGAGTTGCGTTCTAACGGATCGGTCGCTGAAGGTGAGCAAGGGACTTCTGGTACGGCAGGAGAAGACTGTCCCTCTGGACAAGATTACCGACCTCGCGCTGACCGAGGGTCCGATCATGCGGTATCTCGACCTCCAGGCCGTGAAGGTGGAGACCGCCGGAGGCTCGGCTCCGGGTTCGTTTATCACGCTAGTCGGGATAGTCGGAGCTCGCGACTTCCGGGACAAAGTCCTTCAGCAACGCGACGTCGTGGCCAGGGGCGGTTCTGCGTCGCCTGTTCAAGAGGCGGCACCCGCTCAGGTTTCTCGCGACCCTCTTCTCGTCGAAATTCGTGACGCCCTACTGAGGATTGAAGAACGACTGCCCGGCTCTGCGCCGTCAGGCGACTCGAGTGGTTAGCTCCGAAAGGTCCTTCGGGCCACCTTGATCGCCATGCACTCCCGCGTGTGTTCATCGATCACCGTAAGCAGTTTGAGCGGCCGACCGTCATGTGTCCGAGTGCTCACGAAGTCATACGACCATACGTGCTGAGCATACAGCGGTCGAAGTCCGATACACGATCCGTCATTGAGCCACAAACGGCCCCGCTTCGGCTGACGGACATGCACCACACACCGGCGTCTGCGTTCGGGGCTTAGAAGTTTCCCTTGGCTGCTTCCTCCGGGGTCAACTTGTCCAGCGTTAGGTTCGCCACCGCTCGCTTCAGCTGCGCGTTCTCTCGCTGCAGATCCTTGAACTCGCGTGCCGGGTCCACCTTCATCCCCCCGAACTCCTTCCTCCACCGGTCGTACGTCTGCTCGCTGACCCCGAGCTCCCGGCTCACCTCACCCACCGTCTCGCCGTTCGCCAGACCGACCTCGGCCTCCCGCAATGCCGTGATGATCTGCTCCGGCGTGTGCCTTCTCCTGCTCATCGCTGACCTCTTCTCTGAAGCTGCGACCAGCCTCGGATCCGAACATCCGCGCTGGTCTCGTTTCAGGGGGTCACGCCAGTGCCTCCTTACCGCTTAGCTGCTGTTGTGCTTCATACTTGATATCACAGAGCCAGCTCTCAGGAAGCCAGCTCCTGTTGAACCAAAGCATATAGACCGTCGATTAGCCTCGACACTTCTCGATTGCGGGCCAAAACTCTAGCCACCATCTCGCGGCGCTCAATGAGGAGGTTCCGGAAGACGTCGTCCTCCACCAGTGCGTCGAGGGACGGACGAGACAGAGTCCGAGCACCACCGGTTCCGATCCCTTCGAACGTGAGTTCACCCGGACGGAATTGTACCAGCTCACCCAGAGACACCGCGTCCAACGGAACCCGACGTGAGAGATAGGGGGCGAACCGGTCCGCGACGAACTCCCGAGTCGTCTGCTCAGTCAACGTGTTCTTGTCCAGTGCCTGCGCGTAGGTCAGAAGGCCCGCTCGGATGGCGTCGGACCGCAGCAACTGCAGTCTCCCCGAGGAAACCAAGTCGTCAAACACGGAACGAACCGGCGTAAACTGGCGCGTGGTGCGAGCTCGGCCCAGTGTAGCTCTCGTAGAGTCTATCGGCGGCGGCGGGGCGCCATCAGAGCTTCTGATGATGCGCTCAAGCCCCCATTCGAGTTCTTCTCGGGCCGCCAGGTCTGAGTCCAACTCAAGGCGGCTGGCCTCAAGTTCGACGACTAACCCAACCAGGTACTCTCGCTCTAGACGGAGTTCACCCCGCTCCTGCCACCATGCGTCAACGGCAAACGCGAGGAGGATACTCAGCGAGATGACCGCGCTCTCGGCGAGCAGTCGGCTCAACTGCGGCTTATTGGCAAACGTTCCTTCCTTACCTCAGAGGCTTCCTAACGTCTGGCAATTCTGCTGCACGGCCATCCTGCAAACAAGGGTTAGGAGCCGATAGGCGAGTGGCCCGTTATCGACTAGGTAACCCGTGTCAGTAGCAATCGCTTGTCAA
Coding sequences within it:
- a CDS encoding DUF2177 family protein, producing MIRLYLFTAGVLLSAEALWLGLFAGKLFRKEVGHLVRPDFSLGPAAVFYMIYVAGILVFAVLPGIEARQLHRSVALGAFLGMVAYSTFDLTSMAVFKGFPLRLALVDIAWGACVTAAVSAAGYGIGRYLGLGD
- a CDS encoding PH domain-containing protein, whose translation is MATEIILSEASFNRSVRTYWLLSGTIFCVITVVGILLLPFWLLLGHFFAERYLQHMSCVLTDRSLKVSKGLLVRQEKTVPLDKITDLALTEGPIMRYLDLQAVKVETAGGSAPGSFITLVGIVGARDFRDKVLQQRDVVARGGSASPVQEAAPAQVSRDPLLVEIRDALLRIEERLPGSAPSGDSSG
- a CDS encoding SRPBCC family protein, whose product is MGLRHHRLERAQVVAGELADVFAFFRDPSNLEAITPPWLRFEVRSSTSARVRQGTKITYGLRWQIFPLTWKSRIAEYEEGRLFADEMLSGPYERWYHRHLFSEVSGGVKVTDIVEYRLPFGPLGRLVHFAMVRGQLEAIFDYRRDAIARLFTPLDS